GCTGTTCAGACCCAGGGCGGAAGCCCTGTCTGTATCGATAAGAATTCTGAATTCGGGACCCCCGTCTTCCATGGAAGAAACGGGGTCTTCCACCTGGGGTAAATTTTCTTTTAAGAGGTCTCTGATTTCCAGAGCCGTCCGGCTGGCCAGGTCCAGGTCGTTGGAAAATATTTCAATATCAACGGCTGAACTGGTTCTCATCCAGCGGCCTGCGGAGAAGGCGAAGGTTGCTTCGGGATACTGATTCAGGAAAGGCCTGATCTTTCTCTGAATGTCCGTGGGTGTGTCGATCTGTTTGCCCACGGGAGGCAGGGTGATTTCAATGGAACCCGTATAGGTATTACCTCCTCCGCCTCCGGATGAACCGATGTTGAGGATCAGGTTCTCATAACCCTTTACCTCGTTTTCCACGATCTGCCTCATTTCCTGAATAAACAATTCAGTTCGTTCCAAAGATGTACCCACCGGCATGGTCAGGCTTATTCTGACACTGTCATCCGCTCGGGGACGGGGCTGCAGGTTCATTCCCAGGGTTCCGAAGAGCTCAATGGAAATGGTGAGGAGAAGAACGACCAGTGTCAGAATAAGAGCTTTGTTTTTCAGGGCGAATACCAGAGCCCGGCGATAGCCTTTTTCCATTCCCACAAGAAAGCCTTCCAGTTTGTTGTCCAGTAAAATGAGAAATCTGTTCTTAAGCGGCTTCTGTACTCTGGAATCGAGTTTGAGGTAATGGCTGCTCAAGGCCGGAACAAGTGTTACTGCTGTAATTAGAGAGATTATCAGGGAGAGGACAACCGTAAAGATCAGGTCTTCAAACATCTGCCCCATCATCTCCAGATTGTCCTTCCAGATGATCAGGGGTATAAACACGCAGAGGGTGGTCATGGTGGAGGCCATGATGGCGGTGACCATTTCCCGGGAGCCCAGTATGGCAGCGGGTACCAGTTTGGCTCCCCGTTCTCTGTAGCGGTAGATATTTTCCAGTATGACAATGGAGTTATCTACGATCATTCCCAATCCCAGTATGAGGCCGGTCAGGCTGATCAAATTGAGGGTCAGATTAAAAAAGAACATACCCATCATGGTGATCAGTAGGGCGATGGGGATGGACAAGCCGATGATCAGGGTGCTCTTAATATTCCGGAGGAAGAAAAAGAGAACCAGCATGGCTAGAACCGCCCCCTGTAAGGCCGCCTTGTACACCTGTCCCAGAGTGTTGCGGATCATGGTTGTATTATCATAGAGGATGGAAAGGGTAATCCCGGCCGGGAGTTCTTTGTTGATCTCCGGAAGAGCTTCCAGGATGTTATCTGCCACCTGGACAATGTTGCTGCCCGATTCATTTTGAATAGACAGTGAAATAGAGGGACTGCCGTTTACATAGACGATGGAATTCACATCCCGGTTCGCTTCAGATACATTAGCAATGTCTTCCAGACGGACGACCCGGGACCGGTTGATAGACCCTGACGTCTCGGTTGAATTCATGGTGGTAATGACGGTTCGTCTGATATCTTCCAGAGACTTGAACTTTTCATCCACCCTGAGGGTGTATTCGAGACCGTCTTTGCTGACAGATCCGGCACCGGACTGAATATTCCGGGCCGAGAGGGCAGAAGAAACCTGAGACAGGGACAGATTGTAGGCTTCCAGGCGGCTTTGGGCCACTTCCACCTTGATGATTTTTGAATGTCCACCCCTCACTTCCGCCGACGAGACACCCTCCAGTCGTTCCAGGAGGGGTTGAACAGTGTCTTCCGCCACCGTCTTCAGTCTGTCCGCCGGCTCGTTACCCTGAACAATCAGAGTCATGATGGCTCTGTTGGCTAAGTTAAACTTAAATATAGCCGGAGAATCAGCCCCATCGGGCAGGGCTCTTGTCACTCGTTCCAGAGAGTCTCTGACATCGCTTGTCGCTTCATCCAGGTCTGTGCTGTAATCAAACTCCATGGAGATCCGGCTGTTCCCTTCTCTGGAGGTGGATCTCAGGTTCTTAAGACCGGTGACATTGGAGAGTTGCTTTTCCAGGAGACGGGTTACACTTTCTTCTACTTCCAGGGGGCTGGCGCCGTTGTATCTTGTGCTCACAGAGATGTAGGGCGGACTCACAGAGGGATAGAGTTCTACCGTCAGGTCGGGCACCATAAAGGCCGCCAGGCCGGTCAAAAGGGCTGTGAGGATGAGGATTGTCACAGGCCGTTTAACCGAGAGTTCTGTTATATTCATAGATTGACCTCAACAGGTCTGACGGCGGTTCCTTCGGTCAGCTTGCTCTGACCCTGGGTGATGACCCTGTCTCCCTCTTTTAATCCTCCGATAATTTCTATCTGATCATCCGAGGACAGCCCTGTTTTTATAATCCGGCGCTGAGCCAGTTCATTTTCATCAATGATATAAACCACTGACTCTCCATAGTAGGTGAGAACGGCCCGGGAGGGGATGGCAAGGGTGTCTTTACTCTCCCGGGTGATGAGTTTCATGGTGGCAAACATTCCCGGACGGATTCGTCTGTCTCTTCTGGTCAATTTCAGTTTGACCGACAGGGTTCTTGTATTCACATCCATGATAGGATTTATTTCATTGATATTGGCCAGGAATATTTCCCCGGGAAAGGCATCGAAGCTGATTTCAGCAGAGAGACCCT
This Oceanispirochaeta sp. DNA region includes the following protein-coding sequences:
- a CDS encoding efflux RND transporter permease subunit, yielding MNITELSVKRPVTILILTALLTGLAAFMVPDLTVELYPSVSPPYISVSTRYNGASPLEVEESVTRLLEKQLSNVTGLKNLRSTSREGNSRISMEFDYSTDLDEATSDVRDSLERVTRALPDGADSPAIFKFNLANRAIMTLIVQGNEPADRLKTVAEDTVQPLLERLEGVSSAEVRGGHSKIIKVEVAQSRLEAYNLSLSQVSSALSARNIQSGAGSVSKDGLEYTLRVDEKFKSLEDIRRTVITTMNSTETSGSINRSRVVRLEDIANVSEANRDVNSIVYVNGSPSISLSIQNESGSNIVQVADNILEALPEINKELPAGITLSILYDNTTMIRNTLGQVYKAALQGAVLAMLVLFFFLRNIKSTLIIGLSIPIALLITMMGMFFFNLTLNLISLTGLILGLGMIVDNSIVILENIYRYRERGAKLVPAAILGSREMVTAIMASTMTTLCVFIPLIIWKDNLEMMGQMFEDLIFTVVLSLIISLITAVTLVPALSSHYLKLDSRVQKPLKNRFLILLDNKLEGFLVGMEKGYRRALVFALKNKALILTLVVLLLTISIELFGTLGMNLQPRPRADDSVRISLTMPVGTSLERTELFIQEMRQIVENEVKGYENLILNIGSSGGGGGNTYTGSIEITLPPVGKQIDTPTDIQRKIRPFLNQYPEATFAFSAGRWMRTSSAVDIEIFSNDLDLASRTALEIRDLLKENLPQVEDPVSSMEDGGPEFRILIDTDRASALGLNSSTVASTIKTLVDGQTATTYWKDGNELDVLVQLNPANRSSLGDLESQYIRGASGQKISLANVARMVETVGPKSISRENETRVLHVSAGLTDGVAVTDIQPLIENLLETGYVVPEGVSISYGGEAREIERFSSPLMIIIIVAVIMVFAVMASLFESLVDPLIIFFSIPLLIIGVVMVYKITGEAFSIISAVGIVVLAGIVVNNGIVMVDYTNLLRHRGEALTEAVLNAGQSRLRPILMTSLTTILGMVPMAFFPGEGTEFIRPIGQTIVGGLAVSTLITLFVTPVMYSLLNSRRKVKMLMRMKKKLLVE